One Natator depressus isolate rNatDep1 chromosome 5, rNatDep2.hap1, whole genome shotgun sequence DNA segment encodes these proteins:
- the LOC141987906 gene encoding uncharacterized protein LOC141987906 yields MASKGHRGREPTDKGHNRDPKQCRVKLKELRQAYQKTREANGRSGSEPQTCRFYDELHAILGGSATTTPAVLFDSFNGDGGNTEAGFGDEEDDDEEEVVDSSQQASGETGFPDSQELFLTLDLEPVPPEPTQGCLLDPAGGEGTSAACVSMITGSSPSQRLVKIRKKKKRTRDEMFSELMLSSHTDRAQTNAWRQIMSDCRKAQNDQEERW; encoded by the exons atggcTTCCAAAGGACACCGTGGACGTGAACCCACGGATAA aggccataacagggacccgaagcagtgccgcgtgaaactgaaggagctgaggcaagcctaccagaaaaccagagaggcgaacggccgctccgggtcagagccccaaacatgccgcttctatgatgagctgcatgccattttagggggttcagccaccactaccccagccgtgttgtttgactccttcaatggagatggaggcaatacggaagcaggttttggggacgaagaagatgatgatgaggaggaggttgtagatagctcacagcaagcaagcggagaaaccggttttcccgacagccaggaactgtttctcaccctggacctggagccagtaccccctgaacccacccaaggctgcctcctggacccagcaggcggagaagggacctccg ctgcatgtgtttcaatgatcacaggatcttctccttcccagaggctagtgaagattagaaagaaaaaaaaacgcactcgagatgaaatgttctccgagctcatgctgtcctcccacactgacagagcacagacgaatgcgtggaggcaaataatgtcagactgcaggaaagcacaaaatgaccaggaggagaggtggtga